The following proteins are encoded in a genomic region of Chitinophagales bacterium:
- a CDS encoding CoA-binding protein, producing the protein MKKTIVLGASLKPDRYSNRAVQKLKANDIETIALGFENGMIGNIPVETDWKNYEDIHTISLYLNPTRQTQYYDYILAQQPKRIIFNPGTENAELQQLAQAQNIETLDACTLVLLSIGKY; encoded by the coding sequence ATGAAAAAAACAATAGTACTTGGTGCAAGTTTAAAACCAGATAGATATAGCAACAGAGCAGTGCAAAAATTAAAAGCTAATGATATTGAAACTATAGCACTTGGTTTTGAAAATGGAATGATTGGAAATATTCCTGTAGAAACAGACTGGAAAAATTATGAAGATATACATACTATTTCATTGTATTTAAATCCAACAAGACAAACACAGTACTACGATTATATTTTAGCACAGCAACCTAAACGAATTATTTTTAATCCAGGAACAGAAAACGCAGAATTACAACAATTAGCACAAGCACAAAATATTGAAACATTAGATGCTTGTACCTTAGTGTTATTGAGTATTGGAAAGTATTGA
- the aspS gene encoding aspartate--tRNA ligase has translation MFRTNTCGELNLQHLNQEVTLAGWIQKTRDFGGMTFVDLRDRYGITQLVFNMETNKELCELARTLGREFVIQTKGKVVERSNKNPNMPTGDIEIIVSELNILSKAKTPPFTIENDTDGGEDLRMQYRYLDLRRNEVKDKIMFRHQVGHVVRNFLNEQGFLDIETPFLIKSTPEGARDFVVPSRMNPGQFYALPQSPQTFKQLLMVSGFDKYYQITRCFRDEDLRADRQPEFTQIDCEMAFVEQEDILNVFENLTKEVFKKVKGIELGDFPRMSYDEAMQKYGSDKPDLRFDMQFVEINDVAKGKGFQVFDDAELVIAINAANSSEYTRKQIDALTDFVKRPQIGAKGLIYLKWNNDGSLKSSVDKFFTEEDLKLWATKANMQQGDMLLVLSGEKDKVRKQMNELRLEMGNQLGLRKKGEFKPLWVVDFPLLEFDEDSNRWFAMHHPFTSPKKEDIEKLYSNPGAVRADAYDLAINGVEIGGGSIRIYDKTLQAKMFERLGFTDEEAKKQFGFLMNAFEYGAPPHGGLAFGFDRLCAVLNGVESIRDFIAFPKNNSGRDVMLDAPSTIDDAQLKELSLKTTV, from the coding sequence ATGTTCAGAACAAATACTTGTGGCGAATTAAATCTACAACACTTAAATCAAGAAGTTACTTTAGCTGGTTGGATACAAAAAACAAGAGATTTTGGAGGAATGACTTTCGTCGATTTAAGAGATAGATATGGCATTACACAACTCGTTTTCAATATGGAAACCAACAAAGAACTATGCGAGTTAGCAAGAACTTTAGGTAGAGAGTTTGTTATTCAAACTAAAGGAAAAGTAGTAGAACGAAGCAATAAAAATCCAAATATGCCAACTGGTGATATTGAAATTATTGTTAGTGAACTCAATATTTTATCTAAAGCAAAAACACCTCCTTTTACTATAGAAAATGATACTGATGGCGGCGAAGATTTGAGAATGCAATATCGTTATCTAGATTTAAGACGCAACGAAGTCAAAGACAAAATCATGTTCAGACATCAAGTAGGTCATGTAGTTAGAAACTTCTTAAACGAACAAGGTTTTTTAGATATCGAAACACCTTTTTTAATTAAGTCAACGCCAGAAGGTGCTAGAGATTTCGTAGTGCCAAGCAGAATGAATCCAGGTCAGTTTTATGCCTTGCCACAATCACCACAAACATTTAAGCAATTGCTTATGGTTTCTGGATTTGATAAATACTATCAAATTACAAGATGTTTTAGAGATGAAGATTTAAGAGCAGACAGACAACCAGAGTTTACACAAATTGACTGCGAAATGGCTTTTGTTGAACAAGAAGATATTTTAAATGTATTTGAAAATTTAACAAAAGAAGTATTTAAAAAAGTTAAAGGCATTGAGCTAGGTGATTTTCCTAGAATGTCGTATGATGAAGCGATGCAGAAGTATGGAAGTGATAAACCAGATTTGCGTTTTGATATGCAGTTTGTAGAAATAAACGATGTAGCAAAAGGAAAAGGTTTTCAAGTCTTCGATGATGCAGAATTAGTAATCGCTATTAATGCAGCGAATTCTAGTGAATATACCAGAAAACAAATTGATGCATTAACCGATTTTGTTAAACGACCACAAATTGGTGCTAAAGGTTTAATCTATTTAAAATGGAATAACGATGGTAGTTTAAAATCATCTGTAGATAAATTTTTTACCGAAGAAGATTTAAAACTTTGGGCTACTAAAGCAAATATGCAACAAGGCGATATGTTATTGGTTTTATCTGGCGAAAAAGATAAAGTGCGTAAGCAAATGAATGAGTTGCGTTTAGAAATGGGCAATCAATTAGGTTTAAGAAAAAAAGGCGAATTCAAACCACTTTGGGTTGTAGACTTTCCTTTGTTAGAATTTGATGAAGACAGCAACAGATGGTTTGCCATGCATCATCCATTTACATCACCAAAAAAAGAAGACATCGAAAAATTATATTCCAATCCAGGTGCAGTTAGAGCAGATGCTTACGATTTAGCCATTAATGGTGTAGAAATTGGCGGTGGTTCTATTAGAATCTACGACAAAACACTACAAGCAAAAATGTTTGAACGCTTAGGATTTACAGACGAAGAAGCTAAAAAACAATTTGGCTTTTTAATGAATGCATTTGAATATGGTGCACCACCACATGGTGGCTTGGCTTTTGGTTTCGATAGATTGTGTGCAGTATTAAATGGTGTAGAATCTATACGAGACTTTATTGCTTTTCCAAAAAACAATTCAGGTAGAGATGTAATGTTAGATGCACCAAGCACAATTGATGATGCACAACTAAAAGAATTGAGCTTAAAAACTACAGTTTAG
- a CDS encoding TetR/AcrR family transcriptional regulator — MDTKEQIIAIANNLIIANGYNAFSYHDIAKTLGIKTSSIHYHFPTKSNLGIAVIQNHQYIFHQTIMKTKEESALKKLNKLFAYYKQLITTQKVCIVGALTSDINTLDTTLKEEVLVFSKQIIKWTTEILKEGQTQKIFKPIQHTTLKAKQIVISLMALVQVARIENSQNDFNQMTKMILNELLIKK, encoded by the coding sequence ATGGATACAAAAGAACAAATAATTGCTATAGCTAATAATCTTATAATTGCCAATGGTTATAATGCTTTTAGTTATCACGACATTGCTAAAACATTAGGTATAAAGACTTCTTCTATTCACTATCATTTTCCTACAAAAAGTAATTTAGGAATTGCTGTTATACAAAATCATCAATATATTTTTCATCAAACTATAATGAAAACCAAAGAGGAATCAGCACTTAAAAAATTAAATAAACTATTTGCTTACTACAAACAACTCATTACAACACAAAAAGTTTGTATTGTTGGTGCTTTAACTTCTGACATTAACACTTTAGATACTACTTTAAAGGAAGAAGTTTTAGTTTTTTCTAAACAAATTATAAAATGGACCACTGAAATTTTAAAAGAAGGACAAACTCAAAAAATATTCAAGCCAATACAACATACTACATTAAAAGCAAAGCAAATTGTTATTAGTTTAATGGCTTTAGTACAAGTTGCAAGAATAGAAAATAGTCAAAATGATTTTAATCAAATGACAAAAATGATTTTAAATGAATTATTAATTAAAAAATAA
- a CDS encoding alpha/beta hydrolase — MTQENFEVICNDGVPLNGTLLVPKNPKAVIQFNCGTATPTKFYLPFLTFLAENGYLCCLWNYRGSNPNDNLKNCDYTYSDYGQKDMPAIKKYLQNKFPTLPFIFMGHSAGGQQIGFIEDLSNVAGVINIAVSTGYYPNMPLPYRLKAYFFFYVFSPISVLKNGFVNAKPFGFMENLPKKVVFEWRDWLEKDNYFFDKKFYGKTVPIGHYQNFDFPIHTYYAVDDTISNTKNTQSFWRNVKSKKAITFSELKPSDFGLKKIDHFGYFKKSMKDTLWVDIVKRLDKLV, encoded by the coding sequence ATGACTCAAGAAAACTTTGAAGTAATTTGTAATGATGGTGTACCACTTAATGGAACACTGCTAGTACCAAAAAATCCAAAAGCAGTCATACAATTCAATTGCGGAACAGCTACACCAACAAAATTTTATCTTCCTTTTTTAACTTTCTTAGCAGAAAATGGTTATCTCTGTTGCCTATGGAATTACAGAGGAAGCAATCCAAACGACAACTTAAAAAACTGTGATTATACTTATTCAGATTACGGACAAAAAGATATGCCTGCAATAAAAAAATATTTGCAAAACAAATTTCCAACTTTACCTTTTATTTTCATGGGACACAGTGCTGGTGGACAACAAATTGGTTTTATTGAAGATCTAAGTAATGTTGCAGGAGTAATTAATATAGCAGTTTCTACAGGTTACTATCCTAATATGCCATTGCCTTACCGACTAAAAGCGTATTTTTTCTTTTATGTTTTTTCACCAATAAGTGTTTTAAAAAATGGATTTGTAAATGCAAAACCTTTTGGCTTTATGGAAAACTTACCTAAAAAGGTGGTTTTTGAATGGAGAGATTGGCTAGAAAAAGACAATTATTTTTTTGATAAAAAATTTTATGGTAAGACTGTTCCTATTGGTCATTATCAAAATTTTGATTTTCCAATACATACTTACTATGCTGTAGATGATACTATTTCTAATACAAAAAACACACAATCGTTTTGGCGAAATGTAAAAAGTAAAAAAGCAATTACTTTTTCAGAATTGAAACCAAGCGACTTTGGACTGAAAAAAATTGATCATTTTGGTTATTTCAAAAAATCTATGAAAGACACACTTTGGGTAGATATAGTAAAACGACTAGATAAGTTAGTTTGA
- a CDS encoding tetratricopeptide repeat protein, producing MQLSNFDDNFNNEISQLVQQYEQAVKTNQSIFFNQDNFESIIAYYESRAELDHAYHAVQKALEVHNYSAMLWLKFAQLTFQIKDCDEALQYLDKAEALDPSEIGIGLLRCEIYTFEGNYDKALELLQALELKADKDDLPEIYLQFCDVYEDKSEYNKAYEYLKKCIIQDTTNEEAFSRINYAADFNALHYDSLAFHQSLIENEPYNFNAWYNLHYSYKALDNLDKAIDALEFALAIDEDEDFIYIELATLYHKTKQYDKALAILSEMSTLFEDDEEMNMLKAHNYFALEKYKMARYHYNRVIRIDPTHSEAYYHLGLTYQQENKWDKAHQSFEKAKELNNDQYDFLLAYANSAIVLEEEDVAMFTVLCAIDLMPIKSDAYILLTKLLYDIDDLDGVYSYLDHAISLQKNNVAIRYAKVAALLLQHKDKEAQIQLQELLAEDATHHTILFDIAPDLENNFIVQECLSNL from the coding sequence ATGCAACTATCCAATTTTGACGATAATTTTAACAACGAAATTAGCCAATTAGTACAACAATACGAACAGGCAGTTAAAACCAATCAATCTATTTTTTTTAATCAAGATAATTTTGAGTCGATAATTGCGTACTACGAAAGTAGAGCAGAGCTAGACCATGCTTATCATGCAGTACAAAAAGCACTAGAAGTACATAATTATTCTGCTATGCTTTGGTTAAAATTTGCACAACTCACTTTTCAAATCAAAGATTGCGATGAAGCACTACAATACTTAGATAAAGCAGAAGCATTAGATCCATCTGAAATTGGAATTGGTTTATTGAGATGCGAAATTTACACTTTTGAAGGCAATTACGATAAAGCACTAGAGTTACTTCAAGCATTAGAATTAAAAGCAGATAAAGATGATTTACCAGAAATCTATTTGCAATTTTGCGATGTTTACGAAGATAAAAGCGAGTACAACAAAGCATATGAATATCTAAAAAAATGCATCATTCAAGACACTACGAATGAAGAAGCTTTTTCTAGAATTAACTATGCAGCAGATTTTAATGCACTACACTACGATAGTTTAGCATTTCATCAATCACTAATAGAAAATGAACCATATAATTTTAATGCGTGGTACAATTTACATTACAGCTATAAAGCATTAGATAATTTAGATAAAGCTATAGACGCATTAGAATTTGCATTAGCAATTGATGAAGATGAAGATTTTATATACATAGAATTAGCAACTCTGTATCATAAAACAAAACAGTACGACAAAGCTTTGGCTATCTTATCGGAAATGTCTACACTTTTTGAAGACGATGAAGAAATGAATATGCTTAAAGCACACAATTACTTTGCACTAGAAAAATATAAAATGGCTCGTTATCATTATAATAGAGTTATTCGTATTGATCCAACACACAGCGAAGCATATTATCATTTAGGTTTAACTTATCAGCAAGAAAATAAATGGGACAAAGCACATCAGTCGTTCGAGAAAGCAAAAGAATTAAATAATGATCAATATGATTTTTTATTAGCTTATGCCAATTCTGCTATTGTGTTAGAAGAAGAAGATGTAGCCATGTTTACCGTTTTATGTGCGATAGATTTAATGCCTATCAAATCAGACGCTTATATTTTATTAACTAAATTACTATATGATATTGATGATTTAGATGGCGTATATTCTTACTTAGATCATGCTATTTCACTACAAAAAAACAATGTAGCAATTAGATACGCTAAAGTAGCCGCACTTTTATTGCAACATAAAGACAAAGAAGCACAAATACAGCTACAAGAATTACTAGCAGAAGATGCAACACATCATACTATTCTATTTGATATAGCACCAGACTTAGAAAACAATTTTATAGTACAAGAATGCTTGAGTAACTTATAA
- a CDS encoding shikimate dehydrogenase, with the protein MINLAAVKNLYGLIGFPLSHSFSKGYFAEKFIKEEIIDSYYDTFPLENIAQFPSLIQQHANLKGLNVTIPYKQQIIPFLDTVDEAATTIGAVNTIKFSNGILSGHNSDAFGFEQSLLPLINQTINQAIILGTGGASKAVAYVLNQLNIPFIYLSRNANHQQSIFSYDEFNQNNNLADYLLVVNTTPLGMYPNEQSCPSLNYNQVSKNHIFYDLVYNPTETVFLANAKSKGATTKNGLEMLYLQAEKSWQIWNA; encoded by the coding sequence ATGATAAATTTAGCTGCTGTTAAAAATTTATATGGACTAATAGGATTTCCTTTGTCGCATTCTTTCTCTAAAGGATACTTTGCCGAAAAGTTTATAAAAGAAGAAATAATAGATAGCTACTACGATACTTTTCCACTAGAAAACATCGCTCAATTTCCTAGCTTAATACAACAACATGCCAACTTAAAAGGACTCAATGTTACCATTCCATACAAACAACAAATCATACCATTTTTAGATACTGTAGATGAAGCAGCAACAACCATTGGTGCAGTAAACACCATCAAGTTTAGCAATGGCATCTTAAGTGGTCATAACTCTGATGCCTTTGGATTTGAACAAAGTTTGTTACCACTCATCAACCAAACAATAAACCAAGCAATTATTTTAGGCACTGGTGGTGCTAGCAAAGCAGTGGCGTATGTTTTAAACCAATTAAACATTCCATTTATTTATTTATCTAGAAATGCCAATCATCAACAAAGTATTTTTTCCTACGATGAATTTAACCAAAACAACAACTTAGCAGACTATCTTTTAGTTGTTAATACAACACCATTAGGCATGTATCCAAACGAACAATCTTGTCCTAGTCTCAATTATAATCAAGTATCAAAAAATCATATATTTTATGATTTAGTATATAATCCAACAGAAACTGTATTTTTAGCCAACGCAAAATCAAAAGGTGCTACAACAAAAAATGGGTTAGAAATGTTATATCTACAAGCCGAAAAAAGTTGGCAAATTTGGAACGCATAA
- a CDS encoding proline dehydrogenase family protein has protein sequence MIDFNNTQIAFQYLSNYELIKTYQIYRLINLNWLVNIGTKTASAMINNGLKFPVVLGMRPTIYSIFCGGETLSLTQKKIDKLYQYKVHSILDYGVEAKETTEDFDKTMSTIIDAIQFASKHQAVKQVCSKFTGLIPSAILKKLHYNIDLSTAEKKSYQQSIDRINNIAATAHQHQVSLFIDAEESWYQNPLDDLAYQLMLKYNKDYPLIYNTVQCYLKSRITYFKNIINKSIENKIIYGVKLVRGAYMEKEAQYAKQNNTENPLNSSKAATDNDYNRALQIAVENINHVAICVATHNEESTALMVQLMKDNKLINNHEHIYFSQLFGMSDNLSFNLAAQDYNATKYMPYGPVVDVIPYLIRRAQENTAVGGQMGRELQLLKKEIRRRKLWVL, from the coding sequence ATGATAGATTTTAACAATACACAAATTGCATTTCAGTATCTATCTAACTATGAGTTAATTAAAACTTATCAAATTTATCGGTTGATTAATCTCAACTGGCTAGTAAATATTGGTACGAAAACAGCATCTGCTATGATAAATAACGGACTGAAATTTCCTGTAGTTCTAGGAATGCGTCCTACGATTTACAGTATTTTTTGTGGTGGTGAAACGCTGTCTTTAACTCAAAAAAAAATAGATAAATTATATCAGTATAAAGTACATTCTATTTTAGATTATGGTGTAGAAGCAAAAGAAACGACCGAAGATTTTGACAAAACCATGAGTACAATTATAGATGCTATTCAGTTTGCCTCAAAGCATCAAGCAGTAAAACAAGTATGTTCAAAGTTTACTGGATTAATTCCTTCGGCTATCTTAAAAAAACTACACTACAATATTGATTTAAGCACTGCCGAAAAAAAATCGTATCAACAATCTATAGATAGAATAAATAATATTGCAGCAACAGCACATCAGCATCAAGTAAGTTTATTTATAGATGCAGAAGAAAGTTGGTATCAAAATCCACTAGACGATTTAGCATATCAGCTGATGTTAAAATACAACAAAGACTATCCATTAATATATAATACTGTTCAATGTTATTTAAAAAGTAGAATAACATATTTTAAAAACATAATCAATAAATCTATAGAAAATAAAATTATATATGGTGTAAAATTAGTTCGTGGTGCTTATATGGAAAAAGAAGCCCAATATGCAAAACAAAATAATACAGAAAATCCATTAAACAGTTCTAAAGCAGCCACAGATAACGACTATAATCGTGCTTTGCAAATAGCTGTAGAAAACATTAATCATGTAGCTATTTGTGTTGCAACACATAATGAAGAAAGTACAGCACTAATGGTACAATTGATGAAAGACAACAAGTTAATTAACAATCATGAACATATTTATTTTTCACAATTATTTGGCATGAGTGATAACTTGAGTTTTAATTTAGCAGCACAAGATTACAATGCAACAAAATACATGCCTTATGGTCCAGTAGTAGATGTCATTCCGTACTTAATACGAAGAGCTCAGGAGAATACAGCTGTTGGCGGACAAATGGGTAGAGAGTTGCAACTACTTAAAAAAGAAATTCGTAGAAGAAAACTTTGGGTGTTGTAG
- a CDS encoding DUF4442 domain-containing protein, producing the protein MLSTEKQNQYIKVMTNPISYKLGLSYTLPMASIAGMKLKTLNQTTCEVTVPFKFLNKNPFGSTYWAVLGMASEAASGILLMMYVHKLEPSVSTFVTGCNAKFIKQAKGITTFVCNDGKTIAESVLKSITTGDAQTFHTTVNGYDKDGTLLCEFEYDWGVKQRRK; encoded by the coding sequence ATGTTATCTACAGAAAAACAAAATCAATATATAAAAGTAATGACCAATCCTATTAGCTATAAACTAGGATTATCCTATACTTTACCAATGGCATCTATTGCTGGCATGAAGCTAAAAACACTTAATCAAACTACTTGCGAAGTAACCGTACCTTTTAAATTTCTAAATAAAAATCCATTTGGCTCAACTTATTGGGCTGTTTTAGGAATGGCATCAGAAGCAGCATCTGGAATTTTACTAATGATGTATGTACATAAATTAGAACCATCTGTGTCTACATTTGTAACAGGTTGCAATGCTAAGTTTATCAAACAAGCTAAAGGAATTACTACTTTTGTTTGCAATGATGGAAAAACTATTGCAGAAAGTGTATTAAAATCAATAACAACTGGTGATGCACAAACATTTCATACCACAGTAAATGGTTATGACAAAGATGGTACTTTACTTTGCGAATTTGAGTACGATTGGGGCGTGAAGCAAAGAAGAAAATAA
- a CDS encoding RNA-binding protein, giving the protein MTLYVGNLNYGVTEDQLAELFSNYPSFQSAKIITDKFTGKSKGFSFVELDDSNEARNAVEELNGKELKGRTLVVNEARPKA; this is encoded by the coding sequence ATGACACTTTATGTAGGAAATTTAAATTATGGAGTTACTGAAGATCAGTTAGCTGAATTATTTTCCAATTACCCAAGCTTTCAATCAGCTAAAATTATCACTGATAAATTTACTGGTAAAAGCAAAGGATTTTCATTTGTAGAATTAGACGACTCTAACGAGGCAAGAAATGCTGTAGAAGAATTAAACGGAAAAGAATTAAAAGGTAGAACGCTTGTAGTAAATGAAGCACGACCTAAAGCATAA
- a CDS encoding thiamine phosphate synthase has translation MDFIIYTASDNFDGEIDVLTQLLEYPNTYLYIRKPELDDFSLVDFVEQIPEKYWQQCVTTSLIITKEFDLAGYHFTRDILSKNTNYNQKVIDWLHQNHKISSASAHDIATLQQYKSQFKHLILSPFFPSISKVNHQNNWNMTQIKDELLTERTSKIFAVGGIQADNINQIKSYNINGIGLLGTLWQDNNKAIEHFQKIFSTFNDSF, from the coding sequence ATGGATTTCATAATTTACACTGCTTCAGACAATTTTGATGGAGAAATTGATGTACTCACTCAGCTTTTGGAATATCCTAACACTTATTTGTACATTAGAAAACCTGAGTTAGACGATTTTTCTTTAGTCGATTTTGTAGAACAAATTCCAGAAAAATATTGGCAACAATGCGTCACTACTTCTTTAATTATTACTAAAGAATTTGACTTAGCTGGTTATCATTTTACTAGAGATATTTTGAGTAAAAACACCAATTACAACCAAAAAGTAATCGATTGGTTACATCAAAACCACAAAATAAGTTCTGCTTCTGCACATGATATTGCTACGCTACAACAGTATAAAAGTCAATTTAAACACCTTATTTTATCACCATTTTTTCCTAGTATTTCAAAAGTCAATCACCAAAACAATTGGAACATGACCCAAATAAAAGATGAATTACTAACAGAAAGAACTTCAAAAATTTTTGCAGTTGGAGGCATTCAAGCAGATAATATTAATCAAATTAAATCATATAATATAAATGGAATAGGACTTTTAGGTACACTTTGGCAAGATAATAACAAAGCAATAGAACATTTTCAAAAAATATTTAGTACATTTAATGACTCATTCTAG
- a CDS encoding hydroxymethylpyrimidine/phosphomethylpyrimidine kinase: MNKRPITLSIAGYDPSGGAGVLADIKTFEQHKVAGMAVTTAITYQTEDSFKAVDWLHYKQIKGQLKLIIKRYDIKYIKIGLIENLDILYKLLKYLHKKIEHPYIIWDPILRASMGYDFKHKIEKKTLKKILKYCTVITPNWREAEILTKNKDAIVACNKMAAHCIVFLKGGHNIETPATDMVWEGESLDILHPDVITNLEKHGTGCVLSAALLSNIALGIPFKLSCQLAKNYTLKYILSNNTKLGFHKI, from the coding sequence ATGAACAAACGACCTATTACATTGAGCATTGCTGGCTACGATCCTAGTGGTGGTGCTGGTGTTTTGGCTGATATTAAAACCTTTGAACAGCACAAAGTAGCAGGAATGGCAGTTACAACAGCTATAACTTACCAAACCGAAGACAGTTTTAAAGCAGTAGATTGGCTACACTATAAACAGATTAAAGGTCAACTTAAACTGATTATTAAAAGATACGATATAAAGTATATTAAAATTGGATTAATAGAAAATTTAGATATACTTTATAAATTATTAAAATATCTACATAAAAAAATAGAGCATCCGTATATTATTTGGGATCCAATTCTAAGAGCATCTATGGGTTATGACTTTAAACATAAGATTGAAAAAAAGACATTAAAAAAGATATTAAAATACTGTACTGTAATTACACCCAACTGGAGAGAAGCTGAAATATTGACTAAAAACAAAGATGCTATTGTTGCCTGTAATAAAATGGCAGCACACTGTATTGTATTTTTAAAAGGTGGTCATAATATAGAAACGCCAGCTACAGATATGGTTTGGGAAGGAGAAAGCTTAGATATTTTGCATCCAGATGTAATTACTAATTTAGAAAAACATGGCACTGGCTGCGTTTTATCTGCTGCACTTTTATCTAATATAGCATTAGGAATTCCTTTTAAATTATCTTGCCAGTTGGCGAAAAATTATACACTCAAATATATATTAAGTAACAACACAAAATTGGGCTTTCATAAAATATGA
- a CDS encoding thiamine phosphate synthase, giving the protein MISRFHYLTQDLANISHQALIQTACENSIDWIQLRIKDKDEATVLQIAQEAKQITNQYNTTLIINDFVTVAKTVDAHGVHLGKNDMSILAARKILGDDKIIGATANTIDDIIQLAKLPINYIGLGPFRFTSTKKQLSPILGIDGYKNIIEKINKLNIDIPIIAIGGINFDDVNSLLATGIHGIAVSSAINLSKDRANAIQSFLLFFD; this is encoded by the coding sequence ATGATAAGTCGTTTTCATTATTTAACGCAAGATTTAGCGAATATATCACACCAAGCATTAATACAAACTGCTTGCGAAAATAGTATTGATTGGATTCAGCTTAGAATTAAAGATAAAGACGAAGCAACTGTTTTACAAATAGCACAAGAAGCCAAGCAAATAACCAATCAGTACAATACTACACTTATTATTAACGACTTTGTAACTGTTGCAAAAACGGTTGATGCACATGGAGTTCATCTTGGCAAAAATGATATGTCTATATTAGCAGCAAGGAAAATTTTAGGCGATGATAAAATTATTGGTGCTACGGCAAACACAATAGACGATATTATTCAACTTGCAAAATTGCCTATCAACTATATTGGTTTAGGTCCTTTTAGATTTACTAGTACTAAAAAACAACTCTCTCCTATTCTTGGAATTGATGGCTATAAAAATATCATAGAAAAAATAAATAAATTAAATATAGATATTCCAATTATAGCTATTGGTGGAATTAATTTTGATGATGTTAATAGTTTATTAGCCACTGGTATTCATGGCATCGCTGTTTCATCTGCTATTAATTTAAGTAAGGATAGAGCAAATGCCATTCAATCGTTTTTATTATTCTTTGATTAA